The following are encoded in a window of bacterium genomic DNA:
- a CDS encoding rod shape-determining protein, giving the protein MLFDSFLGLVSNDIAIDLGTANTKVFLKDKGITLFEPSVVAIERETRKVLAVGSEAKEMVGRTPGNIEAIRPMKDGVIADFEVTELMLRYFISKVNTSKSWVTLKPRIVISVPSGITEVEKRAVRDSAEHAGAREIYLIEEPMAAAIGAGLPINEPTGNMIVDIGGGTTEVAVISLGGVVFSRSVRVAGDEMDRAIIAHVKRKYNLLIGERTAENIKIKLGSAYPCERNNSNITTMEIKGRDLIAGIPKTFVITEEEVREALNEPIMAMVDAVRASLERTPPELASDIVDRGIILAGGGALLHGLNILLREETGLPVNIADDPLSCVVLGTGKVLSELNTLRKVLIPSKQS; this is encoded by the coding sequence ATGTTATTTGACAGTTTTTTAGGATTAGTTTCAAACGATATTGCCATTGATTTAGGCACAGCGAATACAAAGGTATTTTTGAAGGATAAAGGGATTACTCTTTTTGAACCCTCGGTTGTAGCGATTGAGCGTGAAACAAGAAAAGTATTGGCCGTGGGCAGCGAGGCCAAGGAAATGGTTGGAAGAACCCCGGGCAATATCGAGGCCATACGCCCGATGAAAGACGGTGTGATAGCGGATTTTGAGGTTACCGAATTGATGCTTAGGTATTTTATTTCTAAAGTTAACACAAGTAAATCGTGGGTAACTTTGAAACCGAGAATTGTCATAAGTGTCCCTTCAGGTATCACAGAAGTGGAAAAAAGGGCAGTCAGGGATTCTGCGGAACACGCGGGAGCGAGAGAAATTTATTTGATTGAAGAACCAATGGCGGCGGCCATTGGGGCAGGGCTTCCTATTAATGAACCCACAGGAAATATGATTGTGGATATAGGCGGCGGGACGACCGAAGTTGCGGTTATTTCACTGGGAGGGGTTGTATTCAGCCGTTCTGTCCGTGTTGCCGGCGATGAAATGGACAGGGCCATCATTGCCCATGTAAAGAGAAAATACAACCTGCTTATCGGCGAACGGACCGCCGAGAATATAAAAATAAAACTGGGGTCGGCATACCCGTGCGAAAGGAATAATTCAAACATAACCACGATGGAAATAAAAGGCAGGGATTTGATTGCGGGTATACCTAAGACATTTGTAATTACGGAAGAGGAAGTGCGTGAGGCTTTAAATGAGCCTATCATGGCCATGGTTGACGCGGTGCGGGCTTCGCTGGAACGCACACCGCCCGAATTAGCTTCTGATATAGTAGACAGGGGCATAATCCTTGCCGGCGGCGGGGCGCTCCTGCACGGGTTGAATATATTGCTCCGTGAAGAAACGGGACTGCCGGTGAACATTGCGGACGATCCGCTTTCCTGTGTCGTTCTTGGGACGGGGAAAGTTTTATCGGAACTCAATACATTAAGGAAGGTTCTTATTCCATCCAAACAGTCATAA
- the rodA gene encoding rod shape-determining protein RodA, with protein sequence MKKGYFKNFDFILLSIVLILISFGLLNIYSASFTFNIPGMPFYVKQLYWAFAGLILIAVIYSMNYEVFINYAYYYYLFNIILLILLLIFRLTTKGSSRWLSLGPFMIQPSEFMKFAVILVLSRYLMDKEGKLKRLSDLMIPLGIVLIPFFLVLKQPDLGTALVFIPVFFISVYLCDLSYQYLFYLIAPLLSLLLFKFSLLWFSFMVLLAVIIYLNKPSRVDGWAVIITSIFSGIGQPLLWNFLKDYQKKRIMVFFNPELDPLGSGYSVIQSRIAVGSGQFLGKGWLHGSQNRLNFIPEHHTDFIFSVIGEEWGFIGGFLLLVLFFIFIIKILNIALQSRDKFGTLVASGISVVFVFHIVVNIGMSMGVAPVVGVPLPFLSYGGSYLINSLIMIGVLQKIRGEG encoded by the coding sequence ATGAAAAAGGGTTATTTTAAAAATTTCGATTTTATATTATTAAGCATAGTTTTGATTTTAATATCTTTCGGATTGCTTAATATTTACAGCGCATCATTTACTTTTAACATCCCGGGAATGCCTTTTTATGTTAAACAATTATACTGGGCGTTTGCGGGACTGATTTTAATAGCGGTTATTTACAGCATGAATTATGAGGTTTTCATTAATTACGCGTATTATTATTATTTGTTTAATATTATTTTGCTGATATTACTTTTGATATTCCGCCTGACAACCAAAGGAAGCAGCAGATGGCTGTCTCTTGGGCCGTTTATGATACAGCCTTCGGAATTCATGAAATTCGCGGTTATTCTTGTATTGTCGCGGTATCTGATGGATAAAGAGGGAAAGCTTAAACGTCTTTCGGATTTAATGATTCCGCTGGGCATAGTTTTAATCCCGTTTTTCCTGGTTTTAAAACAGCCTGATTTAGGCACGGCGCTTGTATTTATACCGGTATTTTTTATTTCCGTATATCTCTGTGATTTGTCATACCAGTATTTATTTTATCTCATAGCCCCGCTTTTGAGCCTTTTGTTGTTTAAATTTAGCCTTTTGTGGTTTTCTTTTATGGTTTTATTGGCTGTAATTATTTATTTAAATAAGCCTTCAAGGGTTGACGGGTGGGCAGTTATTATAACTTCGATTTTTTCAGGGATAGGACAGCCGCTGTTATGGAATTTTTTAAAGGATTACCAGAAAAAACGTATCATGGTATTTTTTAATCCTGAGCTTGACCCGCTGGGAAGCGGGTACAGCGTAATCCAGTCCAGGATAGCAGTAGGGTCCGGGCAGTTTTTAGGCAAGGGCTGGCTTCATGGTTCACAGAACCGCCTGAATTTTATCCCTGAACATCATACTGACTTTATATTTTCCGTTATCGGTGAAGAATGGGGATTCATAGGAGGATTTCTGCTTTTAGTTTTATTTTTTATTTTTATAATAAAAATTTTAAATATTGCGCTGCAGTCCAGAGATAAGTTCGGTACGCTTGTCGCGAGCGGTATTTCTGTGGTATTTGTTTTCCATATTGTTGTAAATATAGGAATGTCGATGGGTGTAGCGCCTGTGGTAGGCGTTCCTTTGCCGTTTTTAAGCTATGGCGGGTCATATCTTATAAATTCTTTAATTATGATAGGTGTGCTGCAAAAAATAAGGGGTGAAGGATAA
- the mrdA gene encoding penicillin-binding protein 2 — MPFISLETSVNPRMKKKLQMVIFVFSAFFLVLVFYLGYLQLIKGKTFLEQAKGNRVRIAYIRSPRGLILERNHKILASNFTGYSFYITLEDTGNKEAELKKYLKKFFGFEKEKFEMLYKNKSVRPYQSQLLLKDISKKQLIIFEENKNSLPGVSVRLEPLRNYPGGAAGHITGYISEVNESKLKDPSGNYVPGDLAGQGGLEQTYDNYLRGVNGREEIEVDAWGRKRKALALEEPVKGANLITTLDLGLQKLAEDLLKNRNGAVVALNPSSGEVLALVSSPGYDPNIFIGGVTLREWEGLINNKGLPLLNRAIQGQYPPGSTMKPIVALKELNNNINNGKIINECTGEFQIKDKTFRCWKKDGHGKIDLDHAVRYSCNIYFYKLGLKLGVKELADLMKEFNFGNATGIDIISEQRGLISVNPPWFPGNTAQLSIGQGYILSTPLQLAVAYSALANGGIIYKPFMVSKIISYDNKILKEFAPVRLKKIDFSPDTFNLVKSYLWKAVNTSGGTGFRARIPGLDVAGKTGTAQLIARPVDEDEEKRLPAHLRPHSWFACFAPVQNPRICLIILVEHGGEGGLSAAPIARELISYYLKDEPRNFDLEINM; from the coding sequence ATGCCTTTTATTTCTTTGGAAACTTCAGTCAATCCCAGGATGAAGAAGAAATTGCAGATGGTTATTTTTGTGTTCAGTGCATTTTTTTTGGTCCTGGTTTTTTATCTGGGATACCTGCAGTTGATAAAAGGTAAAACTTTTTTAGAACAGGCCAAGGGTAACCGGGTCCGCATAGCTTATATCAGGTCGCCGAGGGGATTGATTTTGGAACGCAATCATAAAATATTGGCTTCTAATTTTACAGGTTATTCTTTTTATATAACACTCGAAGACACGGGGAATAAGGAAGCAGAACTTAAAAAATATTTAAAAAAGTTTTTCGGTTTTGAAAAGGAAAAATTTGAGATGCTGTATAAAAATAAGTCTGTCCGTCCTTATCAATCACAGTTGTTATTAAAAGATATTTCAAAGAAACAGCTTATAATTTTTGAAGAAAATAAGAATTCTCTTCCCGGTGTAAGTGTGAGGCTCGAACCCCTTCGAAATTATCCGGGCGGGGCCGCCGGGCATATTACCGGTTATATAAGCGAGGTTAATGAATCAAAATTGAAAGACCCCTCCGGTAATTATGTGCCGGGGGATTTAGCCGGGCAGGGCGGGCTGGAACAAACTTATGATAATTATTTACGCGGCGTGAACGGCCGTGAAGAAATCGAAGTGGACGCGTGGGGCAGAAAAAGAAAAGCTCTGGCTTTGGAAGAACCGGTCAAAGGCGCGAATTTAATAACCACCCTGGATTTGGGCCTGCAAAAACTTGCAGAGGACCTTTTAAAAAACAGGAATGGCGCTGTTGTCGCATTAAATCCTTCAAGCGGGGAGGTCCTGGCGCTTGTAAGTTCTCCGGGTTACGACCCTAATATTTTTATCGGCGGCGTAACCCTTCGCGAATGGGAAGGATTGATTAACAACAAAGGCTTGCCGTTATTGAACCGGGCTATTCAGGGACAATATCCTCCAGGTTCCACAATGAAACCTATAGTGGCCCTCAAGGAATTAAATAATAATATTAATAACGGGAAAATTATAAATGAATGTACCGGAGAATTTCAGATTAAAGATAAGACATTCCGCTGCTGGAAAAAAGACGGGCATGGCAAGATTGACCTGGACCACGCCGTGAGGTATTCATGCAATATTTATTTTTACAAACTCGGGCTGAAACTCGGTGTAAAAGAACTGGCTGATTTAATGAAAGAGTTTAATTTTGGAAATGCGACAGGGATTGATATTATTTCAGAGCAAAGAGGGCTTATTTCAGTAAATCCGCCGTGGTTTCCCGGGAATACCGCCCAATTGTCCATCGGGCAGGGATATATTCTCTCGACTCCGCTTCAACTCGCTGTTGCTTATTCGGCGCTTGCGAACGGTGGAATAATATATAAGCCCTTCATGGTGAGCAAGATAATAAGTTATGATAACAAAATATTAAAAGAATTTGCGCCTGTCCGGCTGAAAAAAATTGATTTTTCGCCTGATACCTTTAATCTTGTTAAGTCATATTTATGGAAAGCGGTAAACACGAGCGGCGGGACCGGGTTCCGCGCCCGTATCCCCGGGCTCGATGTCGCGGGCAAGACAGGAACGGCGCAATTGATAGCAAGACCGGTGGATGAAGATGAAGAAAAAAGACTGCCGGCGCATCTTAGGCCGCATTCATGGTTCGCGTGTTTCGCGCCGGTGCAAAATCCCAGGATTTGTTTAATAATTCTGGTGGAACACGGAGGGGAGGGCGGTCTCTCTGCCGCGCCGATAGCCAGGGAATTAATTTCCTATTATCTTAAAGATGAACCGAGGAATTTTGATTTAGAAATTAATATGTAA
- the mreD gene encoding rod shape-determining protein MreD, with protein MPKLLMALIVILSVILKVTLFRLIEFGSYKPDILLIIIVFFSIYEGSWTGAVLGFIGGLTEDILGSGFLGMFAVNKTLIGFALGIAGKHVYKINIYPYVLAVLAASFFQECFIFFWLNIFQPYTSFFMSSLKHIILPLTVYNTLLSPLVVFGLRKIFKIR; from the coding sequence ATGCCGAAATTATTAATGGCCCTGATAGTAATTTTGAGTGTTATCCTTAAGGTTACACTATTCCGTTTGATTGAATTTGGGTCTTATAAACCGGATATCCTTCTGATTATAATTGTATTTTTTTCAATTTATGAAGGTTCATGGACGGGAGCGGTTTTGGGTTTTATCGGCGGCTTGACAGAGGATATTTTAGGCAGCGGATTTTTAGGAATGTTTGCGGTAAATAAAACCCTGATAGGTTTTGCGCTGGGTATTGCCGGGAAGCACGTTTACAAAATAAATATTTATCCTTATGTTTTAGCGGTGCTCGCGGCAAGTTTTTTTCAGGAGTGTTTCATATTTTTTTGGTTAAATATTTTCCAGCCTTATACATCATTTTTCATGTCCAGCCTTAAACATATTATCCTTCCCCTGACAGTTTATAATACCTTGTTGTCTCCCTTGGTTGTTTTTGGGTTAAGAAAGATATTTAAAATAAGATGA
- the mreC gene encoding rod shape-determining protein MreC yields MDITYKQSREKFLPVILICISFIILLISSIGGFYGRDCGSWLDRFFVPGNWVISKVGQKISTGYDFIKDFNNIWDKNQKLSRENSLLLQRLTRASEIELENERLNKLLGFSGTFPKILLPAKVIGQDPSNWSQYIIIDKGSKHNISIDMAVITTDGLAGRVAKVWPDMSKIQLIIDRNSGVGAMVQRTRANGVVTGMMKNLCEFKYFDDKEDLREGDILITSGLGMVYPKGIFIGRVAKIEQKSLNLSRYIEIGPFVNFAKLEEVFVLKKNKDLVWPERENVSLDLE; encoded by the coding sequence ATGGATATTACCTATAAACAGTCCAGAGAAAAATTTTTGCCTGTAATTCTTATTTGTATTTCATTTATTATTCTTTTAATCTCGAGCATCGGGGGTTTTTATGGCCGGGACTGCGGCAGCTGGCTGGATCGTTTTTTTGTGCCCGGGAACTGGGTAATTTCTAAAGTCGGGCAGAAAATCAGCACAGGATATGATTTTATTAAAGATTTTAATAATATCTGGGATAAAAACCAGAAATTAAGCAGGGAAAACAGTTTGCTTTTGCAAAGACTTACACGTGCCTCTGAAATTGAGCTGGAAAATGAAAGATTGAATAAACTTTTAGGTTTTTCCGGTACCTTTCCCAAAATTTTACTCCCTGCAAAAGTTATCGGGCAGGATCCCAGTAACTGGTCTCAGTATATTATTATTGATAAAGGCAGTAAACACAATATTTCTATAGATATGGCGGTAATAACCACAGACGGGCTGGCGGGCCGTGTTGCGAAAGTATGGCCGGACATGAGTAAAATCCAGCTGATTATTGACCGGAACAGCGGAGTCGGCGCGATGGTGCAGAGGACACGTGCGAACGGAGTGGTTACAGGTATGATGAAAAACTTGTGTGAATTTAAATATTTTGATGATAAAGAAGACCTCCGGGAAGGAGATATATTAATAACTTCCGGTCTTGGAATGGTTTATCCTAAAGGGATTTTTATAGGGAGAGTCGCAAAAATAGAACAAAAATCCCTGAATTTAAGCCGTTATATCGAAATCGGCCCTTTTGTGAATTTTGCGAAATTGGAGGAAGTATTTGTGCTGAAAAAAAACAAGGATTTGGTGTGGCCGGAGAGAGAAAATGTGAGTCTGGATTTGGAATAA